A window from Populus trichocarpa isolate Nisqually-1 chromosome 3, P.trichocarpa_v4.1, whole genome shotgun sequence encodes these proteins:
- the LOC7496551 gene encoding NAC domain-containing protein 83, with protein MEKLNFVKNGAVRLPPGFRFHPTDEELVVQYLKRKVFACPLPASIIPEVDVCKSDPWDLPGDLDQERYFFSTREAKYPNGNRSNRATGSGYWKATGIDKQIVTSKGNQAVGMKKTLVFYRGKPPHGTRTDWIMHEYRLASTETAACNALLNKNSIQGSVAVPMENWVLCRIFLKKRSTKNEEENMQFDNDNRLSKLRTTKPVFYDFMTKHRTTDLNLAPSSSSGSSGITEVSCNESDDHEESSSCNSFPYFRRKP; from the exons ATGGAGAAGCTTAATTTTGTTAAGAATGGTGCTGTTAGATTGCCTCCTGGATTTAGGTTCCACCCTACAGACGAGGAGCTTGTAGTCCAGTACTTGAAGAGAAAGGTGTTTGCTTGCCCCTTGCCTGCTTCCATAATCCCTGAAGTCGATGTTTGCAAGTCTGACCCTTGGGATTTGCCAG GTGATTTGGACCAGGAGAGGTACTTTTTCAGCACCAGAGAAGCCAAGTATCCCAACGGGAATCGATCCAACAGAGCCACAGGCTCTGGCTACTGGAAGGCAACTGGAATAGACAAGCAAATTGTGACTTCTAAGGGCAATCAAGCTGTGGGGATGAAGAAAACTCTGGTTTTTTACAGAGGAAAACCCCCCCATGGCACTAGGACTGATTGGATCATGCATGAATACCGTCTTGCTAGCACCGAAACCGCAGCCTGCAATGCCCTGCTAAATAAGAACTCAATTCAG GGCTCTGTTGCGGTGCCAATGGAAAATTGGGTTCTGTGCCGCATATTTTTGAAGAAGAGGAGCACCAAAAATGAGGAAGAAAACATGCAATTTGACAATGATAATAGACTGTCCAAGCTCAGGACCACAAAGCCTGTTTTCTATGATTTCATGACAAAGCACAGGACAACTGATTTGAATCTAGCTCCTTCATCATCCTCAGGGTCCAGTGGAATCACAGAGGTGTCTTGTAATGAATCAGATGATCACGAAGAAAGCAGTAGTTGCAATAGTTTTCCTTATTTTAGAAGAAAACCATAA